One window from the genome of Pyxicephalus adspersus chromosome 6, UCB_Pads_2.0, whole genome shotgun sequence encodes:
- the CCNO gene encoding cyclin-O: MVTCNIRQPEEHLHLTCEQPMSPTKRKREQNTPEDNGSMCGSTGCSRRIKKAKHVRHRKQTLEARSCDSGVCDLYETPSPSPVSERCTPVYDAYDPCPKTSDRLGLQSFRDYGEECYMFKKSLEHQYMTADCMANQPQLKPESRCKLISWLIPVHKHFKLGFESLCLAVNILDRFLACTPVATDCFQLLGVTSLLIACKQVETQPPRLKQLLALCCDTFSREQLCNLECIILLKLRFQLAAPTINFFLQHFAFLQVANGVPSDADLSQASRTLAVAKGIAELSLADYAFNAHPPSLMAICCLALSERMLCSEKPTNVQISGYSESQLQECMDKVDLLISLNQVSLQRLLPNDLPEKTMDVDN, translated from the exons ATGGTGACCTGTAACATTAGACAGCCCGAGGAACACCTGCACCTGACATGTGAGCAGCCCATGAGCCCCACCAAAAGGAAAAGGGAACAAAACACCCCGGAAGACAATGGCAGTATGTGTGGCAGCACTGGTTGCAGCAGAAGGATCAAGAAAGCCAAGCATGTGAGACACAGGAAACAGACTCTGGAAGCCAGGAGCTGTGATTCAGGGGTCTGTGATCTGTATGAGACCCCCAGCCCAAGCCCTGTATCTGAGAGGTGCACACCTGTCTATGATGCCTATGACCCCTGCCCAAAAACCTCTGATAGGCTGGGACTGCAGAGCTTCAGAGACTATGGGGAAGAGTGCTACATGTTCAAGAAAAGCCTGGAACACCAATATATGACAGCAGACTGCATGGCCAACCAGCCACAG CTCAAACCTGAATCTCGCTGTAAACTGATCAGCTGGCTGATCCCTGTACACAAACACTTCAAGCTGGGCTTTGAGTCCCTGTGCCTTGCTGTCAATATCCTGGACAGGTTCTTGGCCTGCACCCCTGTGGCAACCGATTGCTTTCAGTTATTGGGTGTCACCTCCCTGCTCATTGCATGTAAACAG gtggAAACACAGCCTCCCCGACTGAAGCAGCTCCTTGCTTTGTGTTGTGACACTTTCTCCCGGGAGCAGCTCTGCAATCTTGAATGCATCATTCTGTTGAAGCTCCGATTCCAGCTGGCAGCTCCAACCATCAACTTCTTCCTCCAGCATTTCGCCTTCCTGCAGGTAGCCAATGGTGTTCCCTCAGATGCTGATCTATCCCAGGCATCCAGGACACTAGCTGTAGCCAAAGGCATTGCAGAACTGAGCTTGGCAGATTATGCCTTTAATGCCCACCCTCCATCCCTAATGGCTATTTGTTGTTTGGCACTGTCAGAGCGCATGTTGTGCAGTGAAAAGCCTACCAATGTGCAGATCAGTGGTTACTCAGAGAGCCAACTGCAAGAATGCATGGACAAAGTTGACCTGCTTATCTCCCTAAACCAAGTATCTTTGCAACGTCTGCTGCCCAATGACCTCCCTGAGAAGACCATGGATGTGGATAACTGA